CTCTGAGTATACTTCTGCATTTCGTCTGATATCCACGAAGCGTCAGCAGCATACCAGACGACGATGGTTAACAGGGCCACATTTCGGGCTGAAATAAGTCGCAAAATGCTATGCCGAATGTCGTACAGCAGTGCGATAGCGACTCCAATGCTTAATGCAATCGCGCTGAAATTGGTAATGTTGTTCATTTCGCTTCGGAATTCACCCTAGCACAGAGCGCGCTGCGAAAGTCCGCGGCAATTTCGACGGCGGTGCCAGCCAATTCATCAATCTTCGCTCACAGCCTGTGTTCTAACAGGCAGCGGTAGTTCCAGATTCTTCAGCCTGAATTGCACCATCGTTAGAATTTCATTAAGTCGTTGCTGATGGGCTTCCCATGATACTTTGGCAGCTGCCTGGATCGCCGATTTCCCCATGTCAATGCACTGCCGACGGTGTTCCGCCAGCCATTGCAACTTCTTAGCCAATCCGTCGATGTCGTCATGTTCAAGGACATATCCATTTTCGCCATTGCTGATGATTTCTGGCCCCGTTGAGTGCCGACTGGCAATTACCGGCATGCCGGTGGCCATCGCCTCGGGAATGACCAGGCCGAAACCTTCGAAGACGGAAGGGAGCACAAGCACATGACACCGCCGCATCTGTTCAACCACTTGAGCCTGATCGAGGCGACCCAAATTCGTGAATAGCCCATCATAACTTCTTAGCGCGCGGCCTGAACCGCATACTGGTCCAACCAGGACCAATTCGGTGCTCGGCGCGCGGATCCGGCGATACGCTTCTAGCAAGTATTTGATTCCTTTGCGTTGCCCGATGCCTCCGACGAACAAAATGCGGAAAGGTCCGTCCAACGGCCGTTGGATTGGCGTGAACTGGGTCAGGTCAACGCCCAAGGGAAGCAGGCAGATTTTATCGTCCGGCACGCCCACTTCTAGCAACGAGTCGCGAGTGAATTGACTGGCGGCAACACAGATCGAAGCCGAGTGTGGCTCCTGTTCCAAACGCTCTCGATACCAGTTCGGGAAACAGAAATTGCTGATCGAATCCGCCCATTCCGGATGACGCTTTGCTTCCTCCGAAAGCACGCGAATCGCACGCGTGACATGCGCTGTTGCGAATTCACACACCGCCACCAGGCCGTGACTGCGTGCGGACCGCAAACTTTCCAGGCAACTTCCTTGGAAACCCCAAAAAATGTCGCCGGACGTAACAAACCGCTTCGATACCCAACGGTCAAATACGGCATCACGACGGAACATTAATTGTTCCGCCCATGCGTGATTCTTCACC
The genomic region above belongs to Pirellulales bacterium and contains:
- a CDS encoding glycosyltransferase family 4 protein, whose product is GCLARFITSSFYKPDRLPDRFFKLMKGVDRPLRLRWQSGLPSDKVTRRWSLEVPEIFARRVVKNHAWAEQLMFRRDAVFDRWVSKRFVTSGDIFWGFQGSCLESLRSARSHGLVAVCEFATAHVTRAIRVLSEEAKRHPEWADSISNFCFPNWYRERLEQEPHSASICVAASQFTRDSLLEVGVPDDKICLLPLGVDLTQFTPIQRPLDGPFRILFVGGIGQRKGIKYLLEAYRRIRAPSTELVLVGPVCGSGRALRSYDGLFTNLGRLDQAQVVEQMRRCHVLVLPSVFEGFGLVIPEAMATGMPVIASRHSTGPEIISNGENGYVLEHDDIDGLAKKLQWLAEHRRQCIDMGKSAIQAAAKVSWEAHQQRLNEILTMVQFRLKNLELPLPVRTQAVSED